CCGCCGCTGGCGAGATGGGGAGGCGCTTCTACGGATTCCCACGGTGCGCGCCGGCGCAAGGGAGGGCGCCTCGCATCATCGTCCATCCCGTTGCCGACGCGGTGGTCTACGGCGTCTGCAGTACGCTGTGGGCGCTTCACGGGCAGTGACGGAGCCAGGATCTACAAGTTTGGTATTCCCGTACCAAAAGAAAACATATTGGAAATCAAAGCTTCAGTGACGAATGACTTTCTTCACTGTAAATATCACATACGTCATAAAATAAGTTCTGTAATGAATTTGTGACAAATTGTTATTCATTAAAAAAGTTGCGTTAAGTTTGTACTACCATGACGAAATGTCCAAAAACATCATAAAACGTATTTTATGTGTGACTTTCTTCATGAAACCATTTTCCATTTTATGACGAGCCAAAAAAATCAAAAGAACTTTCAAATCCACATGGCCATAGGCCCACTAACCTAGCTTAGTGACGAAAATAAATGTCACAAATTATCAAGCCCAACTCAGGCTCAAAATTAGTGATAAAAATAAATATCACAAATTATCACCATAAATTATCGCCATAGCTAAACACCACAGATCGAATCACGAGCACCACGTGCCACTGACGCGGACGCCACATGGCAGTGACGTTCATCCAAGCCGGCAAATCACATGGCAAGAAAGGCCCACAGCCCTGTCCAATTTTTAAGTCCCAATTTGGCCCAATTATATATGGGCCAAGCCCAAGTAACAATTAATACAGTTGAAAGAAATTTATACACCGTCAACACGATTTCATGTCCATATCTATCAAAAACCAGCACACACATTAAAGTACAACACACATCTATTTCTGATTCTAACTTGATTAACTTTATACTCTGACATTTGAATTGCTCCATTTGTAATCAGCCAGCTTCGAGCTTTCAACTGCACAGTTCGAGCTTTGAGATTTGATTAGGATGGCATGTGGCCTACAAGAAACAAAACTCGAAAAATAGTTTGAAGGGCATGAGAAGTTGCAACTCCAGGATTCAGCTCCAGTGCACCACCACTGCACATGCACAGAAAACTAAAAAAAATTGAGTCACAGTTAGATGTAACATTTCTCAATGATATAGCTTTTCAAGAATATATATAACAGCCAGAGATGTACATGAGAAGTCAAAAGTAAGAAAAGGAATCAGTTTCACTCAGTACTCAACATGAAAAGAAATCCAACAGACCAAGCCCAAAATCATGACAAAAGGCATCAGTTTCACTCATGCATGATGGCTTTCTATTTCCAGCTCACATCTCAACACATATGAAATGAGCACGATTATCAACTCAGTAGTTCGATAGGAAAAATAGAGAAGCCATTTGCAAAGAGTAACTGAGATAGAAGAAATTAGATTCCGCGGGAAGCAAAATTGTCTCCATACGTGAAACCATGCTTTATCATCGTGCGATTTGCAGAAATCAATTCTATCTACCAACCAAACCTAGAAACCAGCATCGAATGCCAGAACATTTTCATCCACAATTTGATCAAGCTATTTGCATGCAAGAAAGGTGTATTATTAATTTAATCAGCTGAACTCCTTGTGTCAAAAAAAATATACATATTAGTCTAATCTAGTGAGGCGGTGGTGTAACCTTCAAACACCGTACAAACATGTAGAACGGAATAGTAAGAGGACTAAAAGCAACCTTACAGTTTCTAAGTCAGTTGTAAACTAGTTCTACACTTCAAGTAGTTGATCAAACATCAAACTTAGTTTGGCTCTGCACATTTTGAACATGCAATACAGGAAGCGAACTCAAACTGAGCATTAGTACAGACTAGTGGTTTTCAAATTGGATTAAATCTATGGGTGAGTCTTTGTCAAAAGAAAATCTATAGGGTGAGGTCTGCATTGCAATTTAGGACAGCAATCATATTTCAAAATGAGCACTGCGATCTAATTACAAGCCAGATTGAAGATATAAATCGCATTTACCTCTAGGATTTGCATCCCTCAGCATATCAATCAGCCTGTCCACTTCAATGGTCTTCTTGAGGGATTCTTCGGGAGCTTTATCAGCTGCGCATATAGAGTGCTCCTGTTTAATGAAACCATAAGTCCTTAATTAGTAATGGTAATGTTCTCTACTGACTTCCACGTTAAAGTTCAAGATAGAAAGATACACCCTGATGACTTCAGGGTAGTATTAACATTAAGGTATACCTAACATTACACACAAATTTGCGTAAGCAATTCAGCACCTAAAAGTTATCCTATCGGATGCACCCAAAGAGACATTTCATCGAGCATCATGGATGCGTACCTGGTGGCAGCGGTGCCTACTCAGTCGTGAAGGTGGCCAGCAGCGCTGGACGGCCGTGCATCCGTGTCCTTCCTCCCATGGGCAAGCAAAACAGCCGGCAGGCAGGAAGATGAGGCTGTCGGGCGGCGGACGCAGTCTGCGGCGGCATGGAAGGCGGCGCGGACAGACGTGGGTCGGGATAGAGCAGAGCGCGGGTGGGGCCGGCAGGTGGATCTGACGCCGACGAGCGCTGCACGGCTGCGAGCAGCACCTCCAGCCAGCCCCGCTTGCCGCGCAGCTGTTCCGGTCGTTCCGCTTGACGAGGGCGGTCCGCGGGGAGGTGGCGCGAGCACCAGTCCAGCGTGGACGCCAGCCATGGGCGGAGGGACCAATGTGGCACGGTATTGCTTGGGCAATGCTTTGGCCCAGCCCAAGAAGGGTAGTAGGGCTTAAAAAAAAAAATTTACCTGCTCGATAAAGGAAAGGTGGGAGAAATAATATTACTTAAGAATATTTTTATCGTGTGGATACCTTCTATGCTGCTGTAGATTCTATCACTACAGAGTTTGATCATCGCTTTAATAAGCTATCTTCAGAGTTGCTTGTGTGTTTTGCTTGCCTTGATCCAAGAAATTCATTCTCTAAGTTTGATGTGGATAAGCTTGCTCGGATTGCAGATATCTATCATGAGGATTTCTCTTTTGATCACCGCAAGACTATAAAAGATCAACTAAGAACTTTCATTATTCATGTGCAAAGAGTTGAAGAATTCAAGGCTTGTTATGATCTTGCTAGTCTATCAAAAATAATGGTTCAACTTGAGAGACATATTGTATTTTTATTGGTCTATCGTCTCATTGAGTTGGCATTATTGTTACCAGTGGTAACCGCAACGGTTGAAAGGGCCTTCTCGGCTATGAAAATTATTAAGACTGAATTGCACAACAAGATGACCGATGGATGGTTGAATGACTTGATGGTGTGCTACATAGAAAGAGAAATATACAAAGGACTTGATCTTCAACAAATTAAAAAGACATTTCAAAATAAGAAAACTAGACAAATGCAATTGCCTAGGTCTCCTAGACCTAGACGTAACTAGAGGTATTTTTTATTTCACAAGTTTAACATTTTTTTATAGATTTCACTAGACAAATGCAATTGCCTAActcatatttatttattttttcagATTTAAGAGCTATGTAGCCTAATGTAAATGGATAATGATCACGATAACCTCTTTATAAGGTATTTTCCGCTTTCATTGTATATTTCTTTGATATTAGTTGGTCTAGATTGTGTTGTAAATTTTATCCTCTTCGCGTTAGCAATACCTTAATTTCGTCGCGTCCTCCGCCACCGaagccagcgccgccgcccagccccGCGTCAGCGCGCCGCCCTCGGGCCACTCGAccaccggcggcgggggcgccggggaaggggaaggggagggatTTGTCGCCGCGACGGCGCCGGCACCGGGCTGCGACATGGCGTGGGGCGCCACCGGAGAAGTTAAAGGATACCGGTGATGTCTAGAGCAGATGAACACGTGTATCTCAAAATTTCTAAAAGTTTCTTCGTAATAATTAAAACTATCTGAACTTTCGACATTGTATAGGATCAAAATTTTCGATATTGGAACGAAACTTCCGATGAATAAAGTTCTATACAAAAATTTAAACTAAACTCGAAATTGCAGAACCTAACTAAAAGAAAAGTTCACCACTGATGTTAGGAGACCTCTTTAAGTGTTCTTTGTAAACACAATAACTTAAGAACGTAGATTAGAATAAAATAAATTCTATATCAATAAGAACTAAATAAGCATAATGAGCAAGAGATTTATTTCTTGAAGTTCACTTCCACTAAGAAAGTtacatctccgttgaggagctcacaaagagctcGGTCTTTCTTCAATCCTTTACCTTACTCAATCAATCACAAAGGAGAATTGAGTCACTTATAAAATCCATAAAGGATGGGTGATGCAAACTTTCCAGAACGCACACACACGAGAGAATGCTCAACTGGATGACGCTAAcatctagaagcaagcttcaagaatAATAAACGCGAATCGAtggatgaagatgcttcaagtgaTCTTGAGATGAACTTGATTGCCTTATCACTCAAATGCTCAAGCCTCACACTTCAATCTTGGTCTCATCCACTCAAATCAACTCAAGGATTAGCTCTCGAAGGGATTGGGAAAGTGTTTTGGAAGCTCAAAGAGGTGTGTTCTTCGTGTTAGGTTAGCAGCATATGAAGGAGgggctgagggggtataaatacccgagcCTCAAAATCTAGCCGTTAGTGTGCTGGTTTCGACCCTATTAAAAACACAGCCGGCCGAGAACCCCCTATCAAAACTATCAAGCAACTTCCAGTACggatcggaacttccgacacacactAAGTTAGCGAGAAAACTAAatgcacaagtgtgtgattttATGTCCCTCTTGGATTGTTAGCATCTCAATTAAGCACTTTGATATCTTCAAGCTATCCATTCGCATCTCTCTTAATATTCCAGTGTTTCCTACACtcaaattttaaaataaaaaagtAAAGAACTTCTTTTGTGCTCCATCATTGTCTATCAACTAAATTGACGTCTTTTCAcgcaaatattttattttattaaatTTTAACCTGTCCATAGCTCGATAAACACATTAACACTTTAATTATGCATGTTATCAACACCAAAACTCATTTAGGACGGTGAGAATCTTCCCATTGTCGACTCCGACgcggtctctgaagatgagatcaccgccaacgccggcgacgagaacgacgtcGATCGTGAGGCaaggagggccaggaacagggcccgcgcagttcggcgaaggagggccaacgaacgaaggcgatctatgcatcgcgatcttgaccctgagttcgccgccgtaagcgagcggggtttcaggactccggtagccaacatcgccagggtgacggccatcctcgagcgcagtcagGATCCAGATATGCGTCAAGCTCTTCTttacgcacagagggcttggatccagctggatcaacacaacccagcatccaccatcagggagcAGCGCGTCGGCGAGAGttggagccaggctcacagccgaacggctggcggtcgccCTCGACACCAGCCCGGCAACAACAACCCCCGCGGGAGCCAGGTCCCAGGcgagaggcagcagccaccgcagaGGGGTCACCCACGACAGGCTAATCATCGACTTCCTtcagaggacctgcgccagcacattaatgaaggccgcgacgcaCGGACCGTGATTTCTTTCGGGCGCAAGACccacgaagaagtcgaaaccgaaggtactgactgtagcgatcgattcccagctttctctgcacgtttcagcagctacaagtacccagagggcttcaaaccgatcggcatcaccaagtacgacggtaagtaggcccctcagcagtggctccacTGTTattccacggccattgaggtcgcagggggctcgaacatcaccaaagtcgtctatttcccgatggctttggaccctgcgccgctcacgtggctggagagcctcgacaacaactccatcgactcctgggaacggctcaagagggtcttcatcgacaacttccagggagtaattgctcgcgcaggtactcgtcacaatcttgctcagtgtaagcaggaacgtaacgagctcctgcggtcctacacgcgttgcttcttcgatgttcgcgccaccatcgcaaacatctcggaggatgacatcattgactgcttttacaacggcatcaccgacccgggcatctacagagatttcgggcggaacaggccgaagactgttgcgggccttcgtgatatgatgcacgattggtccgaacaggaggagaagatgcgggagcggttcccgcggcgccaagatagcaatctgaggcgctcAAAGACAGCTgcaatgacaaaggccagcgggacttttcgggtccaccccggaaacgtaAGCCAGATGACATCATCGCGGCtatggatcgtccctcgcgaggcaagaagtcgacaacgcaggaggagtttgagaaactcctgcagaagaagtgcccatggcacccaggtgccaatcacgccgccatcgactgctaccatctTCGAAGGACGTTCAGTTACTCCGAGGGTGGTAAGAAaaataagaagcctgcggacaaagaacccgaggatgacgatcacgacGACCAAGggtgcaacccgaagtttcaggacgcctcgaaggtcgtcaacgtcatcttcgggggagacgaggatttttgctctaggcgggaccagaagctgcttcttcgggagatcatgtccgtcgagccggcggtaccacgaccactccgctggtcggaggtccccatctcgttctctcgtgatgaccagtggacgagctttttggagcccggtaagttccccttggtcctggatcctgtggtggcagaggtcaagctcaccaaggtcctcatcgatggcgggagcgggctcaacctcatcttcgtcagcaccctgaagaaaatgggcctggatttcaaggacatgctggtccccagcaagtcccctttctacgacatcatcccaggtaacgcggcacacccgcttggtacggtagtcctcccagtcaccttcagcacgagggagaactatcgcactgagttcatcaaattcgaagtggctaacttcgaatcttcttaccatgcaatattgggtcgtccggcactcgccaagttcatggcagtgccgcattacatttatctgcttctcaagatgccaggactaagtggagtactcactctccgtggtgacttgaagaagtcgtataactgcaatcaggaggcgatccaatatgcttcgactactcgtgtgccagatgcttctggagaagtactcgcggccgtgcaACAGTTCTCCCAGACTGAGCTGGAGatcccctccaagaaggccagcaagtcgagcatacagtcgactgatgacgtggccctcaagacgatccagctccaggagggagattcatctaagaccgctgtcatcggcgcgggcttgggtgacaaataggaactcgcgctcatcagcttccttcaggctaaccgagacatattcgcatggaagctagcggatatgccaggggtgcccagggagttgatcgagcatgctttgaatgtacacccgaaggctacgctcaaaaagcaacgcctgcgaaggtttgcccacgataagcgtgaggccatcaaatgggagattgctaaacttctcgcggctggattcattaaagaagtaatccattcagagtgggtagcaaatcccgttcttgtaaagaaaaagaacaacgaatggagaatgtgtgtcgactacaccgatctcaacaagcactgcccaaaggatcactttgggctcccgcgCATTGACCAGGTCAttgattcgacggctggttgtatCCTTCTTtgctttcttgattgttattcaggatatcatcggattgcgctcaaggaggaggaccaaatcaagacagcgtttatcaccccgtacgggacatatgcttacaaaaccatgtccttcgggttaaaaaatgcaggagcaacataccagcgtgcgatccagatgtgcttcatggatcagctgcaccggaatgttgaggcctatgtggatgatgtggtcgtcaagaccagggattccgacaacttgatcgcagatttggaagaaacgttcagcagtctgcgcagattctgatagaagcttaacccaaccaagtgcgtttttggagtgcCTTCAGgaaaattgcttgggttcatcgtcagcaaccggggcatcgaagccaaccctgtaaaaattgcggccataactgatatgggggctccggccacaatcaaggatgtgcagaaactaacaggttgtatggcagccctaaacaggttcatctcccaactcgggAAGAGAGGACTATCTtttttcaagctcctgaaacgccaagacaagttctaatggacggaggaggccgagcgggctctacaagacctgaaaactcaccttcagtctcctccgatccttacagcaccactgccggaggAGGACCTATttctttacattgcggcaacaacccatgttgtcagcagtgctattgtagtcgagcgaggcgaagaaggccatgcgtttggagtgcagaggcctgtctacttcgtcagcgaagtcctctccgagtcCAAGGTACGATATCCAGCCGtccaaaagcttttatatgcaatcttaatcacatcaagaaagttgcaccattacttcgacgagtacaagatcactgtgattacggacttcccgctggcggatattcttcataatcaagatgccacgggacgtatatccaagtgggcagtggaactgggagctttgtcaattgacttcaagccacgcaccgTAAtaaagtctcaagctctagtcgacttcatggcagaatGGAGGGAGAACCAAGTATCAACttcagtcgacaagccagaacaCTGGACcttgtattttgatgggtccctcaagctcgacggcggcggcgccggagttctgcttatttctccacgaggcgaacaattgaagtatgtccttcagatcctatgggaggtatccaataatgaagccgagtatgaagccttgtttcacgggcttcgtttggcgatatcactagggatcaagcgactacttgtgtatggcgactctcttcttgtctttcaacaagtcaacaaagaatgggactgcaacaaggagacgatggatgcttatgtacaggaagtgcggaagttggaaagcaaattttc
The Panicum hallii strain FIL2 chromosome 6, PHallii_v3.1, whole genome shotgun sequence genome window above contains:
- the LOC112898266 gene encoding uncharacterized protein LOC112898266, which codes for MSQPGAGAVAATNPSPSPSPAPPPPVVEWPEGGALTRGWAAALASVAEDATKLRLRPPPDSLIFLPAGCFACPWEEGHGCTAVQRCWPPSRLSRHRCHQEHSICAADKAPEESLKKTIEVDRLIDMLRDANPRVVVHWS